ATCAAAAGGACGCACAGATACAGCATTGCCTACTGGAACCCCGGCTTATTTGCTTGAAATGGCCAACCAAAAACGGGTAGAACGCGAATTAGAAATTGCCCATGAGGTGCAACAATCTTTTCTCCCAGGGAAAATGCCGGAAATGCCAGGGGTAGCCCTTGCAGCGTTATGCCAAGCAGCACACGAAACGGGCGGTGATTATTATGAAGTACTCCAGTTGGACGAACACCGCATGGGAATCGCCATTGGTGATGTTAGCGGAAAGGGCATTCAGGCCGCTTTTTACATGACCCTCATAAAAGGGATGCTTCAAACCCTGATGATGGAAACCAATGATCCCGCCGAAGTGCTTTGTCGGGTGAACCGCCACTTCAAACGAAATGCCCGCCCTGGCATCTTCGTTTCTGTGGTCTATGGCATACTTGATATCCAAAAGCGTACCTTTACATTTGCTCGTGCCGGACATAATCCCACCTTGCTTAAGCGCTCCAATAGCCAAATCGCCGAGAGCCTCCGACCAAACGGGATGGCCATTGGCATGACCTCCGGTCTCCAGTTTGATGCCTTGATAGAGGCACAAACCATCTCGTTGCGTGCTGGAGACACGATTGTCCTTTATACGGATGGCTTCTCGGAGGCTGCCAATGAGCAAAAAGCCATTTTTGGCGATCAACAACTGGCAGAATTGGTGGCTCAACATGCCCAAAAACCACCCGAAAAACTGATTCAGTTTTTGCAAGAACAAGTGCAATCTTTTGTCGGTAGGGCTGGTCAGCGCGATGACATGACGATGCTGGTGTTTAAGCTCACCTGATTTTTTCCCATGATAAACGCCTTCCGATGCTTCGGATGCGAAAGGGTTTTCTTTCCACCTTTCGGCGTTCGCAGCACCTATAACCTTTCGGCGTTCACAGCACCCGAAAGCGTTACCAACCCCGCGCCTCGGTTCAAACGCCTTCCGATGCTTTGGATGCGAAAGGGTTTTTGCAGCACGAAAGCGTTACCAACACCGCGCCCTGTACGATTTCTTTAGAACGGGCGCAAATGGGGCGTAGCCCTATGATCTTCGTAGTAGGAGCCACACATTCAAGAAGGCACAAAGGGGCGTAGCCCTAACATCTTAAACCGATGATAAAGCCACAAAATCGCAGATAAAAACCTTGTGCGAAACACAAATCATTCATAAATTGCGAAGCAACCATTCCTCTTATTTTGCTTGCTTATGCGTAAAATCATCCTCATATTTTTGGATATTTTTGTTGGCGTTGTCGTGCTTGGCGTATTCGTGAACATTCTTTCTGATTTGGATTTTCCTCCAAAATGGTTCAAAGTCAACGGATATTATGTTTGGGCTACGTTCTTACCTTTCATTCTACTTTGGGTTTATCTTCGTTTTTTGCAAGACAAACTAAATGCTCCTTCCAAGAAACCCAAAACGCTTTTAGACAAAGCCAAAGCCCATTACCAAAAACGCACCGAGCAGAAACTCATGAAGCGTTTGCCTGTAACGCTCACGCTTAAACCCAGCACCACAGGCACAGACAAAGCATTTGCCGAGAAGTATTTCAAACAAGAGAAGCGCGACATTAAGCCCGAAGAATGGTTAGAAACGTTTGATGCACACAAAAAACTGCTGATGATTGGCAAGCCCGGCGCAGGAAAAACGATCTTGCTCTTAGACTTGGCGCTACAATTATGCCAACGCGCTGAACAAGACGACACGCAACCCGTTCCTGTGTGGCTAAACGTGGCAACGTGGCACGAAAACATCGCCGATAAAGAGATGAAACAAGGCTTTTTGCAGCGTTTTGGGTTTAATAACGCACCGAACAAAGCCCTGACCGACACGCTTGCCACCAAGTTGCCCTTTGTGCGTTGGCTCGGCGCTACCTTGAAGCACGATCCCATTTTCAGCCTCTTGCCCGATGAACTGCTTTCGTTGCTTCAACAAAGCAAAATCTGCCTCATGTTAGACGGCTTAGACGAAACCGCCCAAGCAGAACGCGCCTCGTTTTTGCAAGCGTTGGATAAATTTTGCGGCGAATACCCCAATGTGCGCTATGTGCTGACTTCGCGTGTGGACGAATACGAAGATGTGAACGAAAACGCTTCGGTGAATGCCCAACTCGAAGTGCAACCGCTAACATGGCGCTCTATTCGTGCTTCGTTACAACGTGCCGAGCAAAAAGACCGCCCCGAAGCCCAAAACTTGATTAAGGCAGTGGAACACAACGCCGCGTCGAACCAGGTTGTTACCACGCCGTATTACTTGAACTTGGCAATGGAATGTTACCAATTTCGCAGCGACGTACCAAAATGGATGGAAACGCAAAACCCCGAACTTTTAGCCGCCGAGATACAAGAGTATTTCATGGAAAAGCAGTTGGGTAGCGACAAAATCTTGCGCCACACGCTTTCATGGCTTGCCGCACAGATGCAACCACGCAACAAGGTTACGTTTGAGCTGACGGACTTGCAACCCACGATGTTGGGAACGCGAAAATGGGTGTATGGGCTGATCGTCGGGCTGATCTTCGGGCTGATCTTCGGGCTGATCTTCGGGCTGATCGTCGGGCTGATCGTCGGGCTGATTGATGCAGGAATGCGAACCGAATCGTTAGGATCACTACAAAAACCTTATACACGCTTAAAGGCTTCGTTATGGAATGAAGGATTGAAATGGGCGTTTATCTTTTTAATTGCACTACCACCTGCTGCCTACTTCCAAGCACAATACAAAGGCTCAAATTTAGATTTTATTTCGTGGCTATGGGCAATGTTGCAAAACCCAAAACAACCGCTTGGCTTCATAGGTATTCCAATCGTTTTACTCATCTCAAACGCCTTCTTCCAGCATCTCTGCCTTCGGGTTGCGTTGTGGCTTGCGTATCGGTTTCCGCTTCGGTTGGTTACGGTGTTGGCGCGTGGCGTAGCGGCGAAGCTGTTGGAGCAAGACGGCGGCATTTGGCGGTTCAGGCATCAGAACTTGCGGGATGCGTTTGCGAAGATGGCTGCTGATAAAACGGCGTAGCGCTCTGTTCGTCGGCGCGAAGATTCAGCCATTCGAGCGCTTACTTTGCAAAATAGGGCAAGGGTGTAGCCCCACAATCTTTGTAGATCAATCAGTATTTCACCACAACATAAGGGGCGTAGCCCTGACATCTTATACGAAATGGCAAATACCTACACACAATTATACATTCAATTTGTTTTTTCCGTTAAAGGCAGACAAAACCTTATCAAAGAGGCATTTCGAGATGAATTAGAAAAAGTAATGTGTGGGATTGTAACCCATCAAAAATGTAAACCTCTTGCTATTTATTGCAATCCCGACCACACGCATCTTTTCATTGGGTTGCATCCAACGATTTCGCCCTCGAAGTTAATGGAGCAAGTGAAATCAGGTTCGTCTAAATGGCTAAACGAAAAAAATTACATACAAGGAAAATTCTCGTGGCAAGATGGATATGGCGCATTCACCTATTCTAAATCACACATTGACAAGGTTGTGAAATACATTTTGAATCAGCCCGAACATCACAAAAAACAATCCTTCAAGGATGAATATCTGAATTTGCTTGAAAAATTTGATGTGGATTATGACGCGCAATACCTGTTTGAATGGTACGAATAAACAAGATTGCAGGGCTAGCGCCCCTTTGCCAATATTTGAAATCCTTTTCTACTAAGACATCAGGGCTAACGCCCCTTCCATCAATCAAAGCCGTAAGCAGATTTGGGAACATGATTTGAATGGCACGAATAAACAAGATTGCAGGGCTAACGCCCCTTTTATGATAAACGCCTTCCGATCCTTCGGATACGAAAGGGTTTTCCGTTCCACCTTTCGGCGTTCGTAGAACCCATAACCTTTCGGCGTTCGCAGCACCCGAAAGCGTTAACAACCCCGCGCCTCGGTTCAAACGATTTCCGATCCTTTGGATGCGAAAGGGTTTTTGCAGCACCCGAAAGCGTTCATAGTACCAAAACAGGGAAGTAGAATTTTCTGTTTGCCTTTTTTGTATCTTGTTCTTTTCCAATTCACTTATCTTAATGCGCGCTTCTTATGTTCAAATATCTTGCTTTCTACTTGCTTTGTGCTTCTTGCGTGTTTGCACAAAACGAAATTCGTTATCAAACGGATTTTCCGCCCGAAGAATTTGCTGCACGATGGAATAAGGTCTATGATAAAATTGGGCAGAACGTTGCGATCATTCAATCGGCTGCCGAGCCATTAGACTATCGCGTGTTTCGTCAATCGAATGATTTTTATTACCTATGTGGACTTGAAACGCCCAATTCGTACTTGGTTTTAGATGGTCGCTCGCGTCGCGCAACCTTGTATTTACCTCACCGCGATCAGGGACGAGAGCGTAATGAAGGCAAGCGACTTTCCGCAGAAGATGGCGCAAAAGTGCGCGAATTGACGGGCGTTTTCTCAGTCTGGCCCATTGAGCAATTGGGGCGCGACTGGGTTTGGGGCAACTTGGTTCGACAACCGATGCCCGCGATTTTCACCCCATTCAGCCCTGCCGAAATTGGCAACGATGCCCGCGACCAATCTTTGGCGGCTTTTGCCAACAACAGCGCCGATCCTTGGGATGGCCGCCCTTCTCGTGAAGGTTGGTTCATTGAGCGCTTGCAACAACGTTATCCGCAGTTGGCGGTGAAAGACCTTTCGCCGATCCTTGACGAAATGCGCATGATAAAATCTGAGCGCGAAATTGCCCTTATCCGCCGTGCTTCTGAATTGGCGGCTCATGGCATTATGGAAGCGATGCGCTCTACGGAAGTGGGCGTGTATGAGTATCAGCTTGAGGCGGCGGCGCGGTATATGTATCAAGTCAATGGTGCGCGGCGCGAAGGCTATTCCGCTATCGTCGGCGGGGGCAAAAATGCGTGGATGGGGCATTATTTCCACAATGATATGCCGCTCAAAGATGGCGACTTGGTGCTACTGGATTATGCGCCTGATTATAAATATTACACTTCCGACATCACCCGAATGTGGCCCGTCAATGGCAAATTTAGCCCCGAACAGCGCGAATTGTATGGTTTTATTATTGCGTATCGAGATGCCCTTTTGAAGCAGATTAGACCGAATCGTACCAGCAATGAAATCATGGATGCGGCGGCGGCAGAAATGAAAACGTACATCGAATCGCGGAAATGGTCGAAGCCCCATTATGAAGTAGCCGTTCGTAATGCGCTTTCGTTTCGTGGACATTTGTCGCATGGGGTGGGCATGAGCGTTCACGATGCAGCGAATTATCGGGCGCTTCCGCTTCAAAAAGGCATGGTGTTCTCGGTGGATCCGATGATTTGGGTTCCCGAAGAGCTGCTCTATGTGCGCATGGAAGAGGTGGTGGTCGTTACCGAAAAGGGGGTAGAAAACTTCACGGCTTTCATGCCAACAACGATTGAGGAGATCGAAGCGCTGATGAAAGAAACGGGTATTGTGCAGTTTAGAAAAGCACTCAAAAACTAAATAGCCATGCAAAACTTGATTTTCAGCCCTTGTTTAAAAGCAAACGTCCAAACGAAGCATCGCACCAACATTTTCCTCGTTGCGAATATTTTTTCTGTTTTATCTATCTTCGTTTCCTCAATTTCTGCACAGCCCAAAGCGTTGTTTGAGGCAACGCCGTTTCCCGAAAAAACGCGCAATTATGATGTGCTGCATTATAAAATTGACCTCCGCTTGGATTTTGCACAAGAGGCCTTTTTCGGAGAAACAACGGTTTCTTTTCGCGCTTTACAAGACGGTCTGAAGAAAATCGAATTGGATGCAGAAACCTTTAGGGTTAAGGATGTACGCGACTTTCAGGGGAAAGCACTGAAATTTGAGTATGCGCCAAGTCTGCGACATCGGCAAGGCGGCTTGCAAATTGAATTGGGTAAATCGTTGAAATATGACGAAAAAGCTGCCGTTACGATTCGATACGAAGCCATTGGCGTAAAGCCTGATCCTACTAAGTTTGGCATGTCGGCAGATTATGATTTAGGCTTGACCTTTAAAAAAGCGACGGAATCGCGCAACGTTTTGGCCAATACGCTCTCTTTTCCCGAAGGTGCGCGGCATTGGTTTCCTTGTAATGACACGCCCAACGACAAAGCAAGTCAGGAACTCATCGCGCACATTCCTGCTTCCATGAAGGCACTCTCGAATGGGAAACTAATATCCAACACGGTAAAAAATGGCGTTCGCTCGGTACATTGGAAGCAAGAAAAGCCCCATTCTACCTATCTTTCTGTGCTGGTGGTGGGCGATTATGCGGTTTTGCACGAGCAGTATAAAAAGGTGTCGCTTGGGTATTGGGTGTATCCCAAAGAGGTCCCAAATGCGATGCGCTCGTTCCATCAAACACCAAGCATCATGGCGTTTATGGAAGAACTTTTTGGTACCGCATTTCCTTGGGATAAAAACGATCAGATCACGATTCCAGGCATCGGCGGTGGGGCGGAAAGCACAGGTGCAACGGTTCTGGGCGAAAGTACGATCCACGATGAACGTGCCGATCCCGATTTTCCCAGCCATTGGCTGGTCGCACACGAAGCCGCGCATCAATGGTTCGGCAATCTCATCACCGCACGCGATTGGTCGGAAACATGGCTCAACGAAAGTTTTGCGACCTTTGCCGAAAATGATTATATCCGTCATTCACTTGGCGAAAAAGAAGGGCAAAAATACCGCATGGACAAATGGAATGGCTATTTGCAAGAAACAAATACGAAATATACGCGCCCCATGCGCTATCGCGGATTTACCATGCCCAACGAGCATTTTGACCGCCACACCTATCACAAAGGCTCAATCGTCTTGCATTATTTGCGTGCTGTCATGGGAAAAGACGCTTTCACCCGATCTTTGGCACTTTTTTTAAAACGCCACGCCTTCCAACCTGCAACGACAGAAGACTTGAAAGATGCCATTAAAGATGCAACAGGGCAAAATCTCGATTGGTTTTTCAATCAATGGATTGACCGTGCAGGACATCCGAGTATTACGGTAAACTATGAATGGAACGAGGCGGAAAGGGTCGTGCAGTTAAATGTGTTACAAACACAAACGCTTTCGGAAGCCGTTCCGCTGTTCAATATCAAAACACAAGTCGAACTCGTTTTTTCCAATGAAACCATCCGCGTTCCTTTCGAGGCGCAAAGTTTGAAAACGGGTATTTCTTATCGCATCAAACCTGAACATATTGGTAAACCACGCATCCGATTCGATCCTGACATGACGCTGCCAGCAGAAGTGCAATATGATGTATCCGAAGTTGAATGGCGCAAGATCCTTCAAGACGGAAATGTGCGCGACCAGCTTTTGGCGGTTGCATATTTTGGGAAAGACCTTGAAAAATATGCTTCGTTGTTACAAGAAACTGCGCAAAAAGCTCCGTTTTGGGCAATACGCCAAGCGGCAACCCAGGTTTTTGTGAATGCCTCCGATCCCAATCGCTTTGCTGATTTCTTCCGCGCACAACTGAACGATGCGCATTCACGGGTTCGTGTTTCGGCGGTTCGGGGACTTGCCGCAACCAAGCAAACGACGCATGCACCAACCCTCCGCACCCTTTTTACCAACGACAAGAGCTATTTGGTACAAGCTGAAGCACTTCGTGCCTTGGGCGCTTGCGGCAACCCATCGGATATTTCATTGTTGGAAGCGGCGCGAACAATGGCTTCGCCGCGCAATGTACTTCAAACTGCCGCCGATGAAGCGCTTCGGGTATTGCGCAAGCCTTAGGGATGCTTAATACCTTTTATGCAACAAAACCGCGCCCTGATCCTCGCAATGCGAAACTACCTTTCAGCGTTTGCAAAACCCAAAAGCATTAACAAAACTAAATTCCGAAGCAACCATTTTCCGTATTTTCCTTAACGATTTAGCACACCAAAGCGATGATAATATCCATTGGACAAGACAAGAAAAAAATAGGTGAACACGGAAAAAACGTGTTACAAGGCATATTGAACAATTTAGATGACCTTGCCGACTTCAAATTTGGTAGCTTTTTGCGGGAGGCTTATAAGGACATTAAAGACAAAACACCCGAACAACAGGCTTTTTTATGGCTACAATCTGCGTTAATCGAGGCGTGGATTGAATGTTTGGAACAATATCATCGTGATTATGCACTAGATGTGTCCTTGTACCGAAAAGAAGGCATTCTGGATGTGTTACAAGAAAGCTTCGAGATAAACGAAGAGTTTTACCAAAAACCCGATGAGCAGCCTTTTGTGAAAGCCGCGCAACGTAGTTTTGAAGCATGGTTGAAAAGGGAAGCGATGGCAGCCCGTTTGAAGGAAAAGTATGTATTGCAATATCCCACCTTCGTAGCCAAAGCGTTGTACACCGCCTTACAAGCAACGCCAAGCCAAAGCGCGTTTATTGATCAAGCGCTGAACGATAAGTTTTTTCCGTATCAAAAGCGTGTGCTGCGCTGGCGCGAGCAACAACAAACGTGGAAGCAGCTCTACGAAACCGCAGATGCCTTTGGGAAAGAATTTGCGCTGAAAGAGGCGTACATCATGCCCCGTTTTGTGCTATTTGCAGGGAAACAGCCACATGAATGGGGTTCGATGGGTGAAGATGAAATGGAAGAAGCATGGAAAAACAAGCAAGGCTTTCCCGACAACCCACGCTTACAACAAGAATGGCGGCGAAAACGCACCAAGCAATATCAATTTACAGCACCTTGCGACAACCCTGAAAACCATGATATACATAAGTTCCTACGCGCTTTTGCACAAGGAAAAATACGCAACCTGAACTTATCGAAGATAGATAAAGAAGCCCAAAATGCACGGCTTCTGCTCTTGCTCGGTCATCCCGGACAAGGCAAAAGTTCCTGCTGTTTACGCTTTATGCACGACTTGGCGCAAGACGAAAGCACCGAAACGAAGCCGTTATACTTTGTGAAATTGCGCAATCTTGAAGCACAAGACACATTCTGGGGAAGCCCTTTGCATAGCTTAAAGACCTGGTTTGCCCAAAAACACCGCCTCGATGATGCCGATTTTGAATTTAAGGAACATGGTATCTTGATTTTGGACGGCTTCGACGAGTTGTATATGCAGCAAGGGCGCGGCGATACCGATGTTAAAAGTTTCTTGGACGTATTGAGCGCACAGTTGAAAGGCGAAGAATACCGCACCTTGCGCGTTTTGCTCACCAGCCGCACCATGTATGTTCCTTTGCACCAACTTGAACACCTTAAAACCGATGTCTTGGTCGCGCATTTAGCAGATTTGAGCTTTGAGGAACAGAAAAACTATGTGGCAACGTACCAAAACGCTACACAAAAAACAGCCTTGCCCTTAGCGGAGTTTTTGAATAATACTGATGATGATGACGACCTCTACCAAAATGTGTGCGAATTGCTGTCTCAACCGCTTTTGTTGCAAATGGTCGCCATGTCTGAAATGGCCATTATGACAGGCATGAACCGTGCTACCTTGTACGAAGAATTGTTTGATAAACTCATTCAAAAAAGCATTGAGCGCGAACAACCCAAGATAGACAGTAAAGGCAAAAGCCGCTTAGGATCGCTTACGCCCCGAAAAGAAGCCGATCAGCAGATTGCGCGAAGTTTCTTGCGGGATATGGCCTATTTCATCTTCCTAAACCGCCACGAATACATCCGCCATACCGATTTTGATGATACCGAAGGGCTTTTGCGTAAAAGTGCCAATACCTTTGCCAAGGCCATTGGGCGCGAAAGCTTCAAGGACTTAGAAGCCGATTTACGAAGCCTGTTCTCGGCATTCTATTTTGTGCAAGTGCCAACCTCAGACAAAGATAAAGTTGCCGAAGCCAAAGAAGCACAATATGCCATTGAGTTTTTGCACAAGTCGCTTTGGGAATATTTGGCTGCGGAACGGCTTTTTACACGGATGTGCCGTATTTTGACCTTCAAAGATGAGGAAGCGAATTTTTATGATGCCAAAACCGTCTTGGCAAAACTGCACGAACTCCTTGCTTACAAATGGCTCTCGCCCGAAATTGTGCAGTACTTTCACGACATTTGCCACCGATACGCCAATAACCCCAACCACGACAAAGACCGCCACAAAATACGCCAGCGCCTCACCGAGCTATTGCCCAAACTGATCCGCCGCGACTTCGTTTCTGCCTTGACCGATGACGGCTTGCCACCCATCGAAGCGGCATTGAATACGTTTTATGCGGTTTGGATTTTGGGTACGAATTTGCTTTCCGAGCAAGAGAAACAAACCTGGGATAGGGTTGTGGATGCGGAAATGGAAACGTATGAAAAAAGCGAAACCGCAAAAAAAGAACGCGCTGAATTGAATAAATTAAGGTATTGGGATTCGGCTAAAAAACGCGAAGTGATAGAGAAATATCGTGCGCCTTTGTACCAACGCATCGAAGCAAAACGCTTGGAACAAAAATTGGATGTTTTAATAAATTGCCAAGAAGGGGAACGCAACAAAGTTTCGATTTTATTATTTGCCTTACGCCATCAACACCTCCAATTTAGCCAACAAAAATTGGGTGATTTAGACACTTGGCAGTTTTCATTTGCCTATCAAAATTGGAAAAATGCGAATTGGGCGGGCGCAAATCTTGAAAGCGCAAATCTTGTAAGCGCAAATCTTTATCGCGCAAATCTTGAAAGCGCAAATCTTGTAAGCGCAAATCTTGTAAGCGCAAATCTTGTAAGCGCAAATCTTGTAAGCGCAAATCTTGTAAGCGCAAATCTTGATAGCGCAAATCTTTATCGCGCAAATCTTGATCGCGCAAATCTTGATCGCGCAAATCTTGTAAGCGCAAATCTTGTAAGCGCAAATCTTGATAGCGCAAATCTTGATCGCGCAAATCTTGTAAGCGCAAATCTTGTAAGCGCAAATCTAAAAGGGGCAGATTTATCTTTTGCCGATTTGCGCCATTCAACATGGAATCGAGACGTACAGTTTGGAGAAGGGTTATGGGAGGATGAAGAAACACGCGGCATGGAAACGGCGCAATGGGAAGGGGCGACTTTCGAGGGGCAAGCAGTGCAGTCGTGGGCGGAGATGAAAGCGCTCTTGGTGGCGCATGGTTGCTTGAAGGAATGACCACCGGCATAAAAACCTTGTTAATAACAAACGCCTTCCGATCCTTCGGATGCGAAAGGGTTTTCTCAGCACCCGAAAGCGTTAATAAAACCGCGCCCTGTACGATTTCTTTAGAACAGACGTAATAAATGGGGCATAGCCCTATGATCTTCGTAGAAACCGCACATTCAATAAAGCAAAAGGGGCATAGCCCTGGCATCATAAAAAACATACTGTTTTAAAAAGCCACGAAATTACGAAAGGGTTGATTGGTCATAACCTTTGCCACCCACAAACGCGCTATATCCTTCACCTAAGACGGTGATGTCATGGCACTTCCGGCGATGTATCCCGATGTCCAAGCATGTTGAAAGTTGAAGCCACCTGTTAAGGCATCCACATCCAAGACTTCTCCGGCAAAATACAACCCGGAGAACCGTTTGCTCTCCATGGTTCGGAAGTCCACCTCGGATAAACGCACACCGCCACACGTTACGAATTCGTCTTTGTTGGTAGATTTTCCTGCCACCTCGAACGTTGCCCTCACACATTGTTGGGCCAGGTGTTGCAAGTGCTTTTTGGAAACATCCGCCCACCGAATGACCCCGCATTGGGCGGCCTCGGTCAGGCTTTGCCAAAGTCTGGTAGGCAGGCCCCAAAGAGGGATTGTCCCCATATTTTTTCTTGGGTGCAAGGTTCGTTGTTGTTCAAAGAGCGAAAGGGCTTCGCTTTCGGTGGCCTTACCTGTAAAGTTGATTTCTATCGTAAAGCGGTAATGGGCTTCGTTTAATAAGCGTGCACCCCACGCCGAAAGCCGCAGAATGCTGGGTCCAGAAAGCCCCCAATGCGTCACCAAGAGCGGGCCTTCGGCTTGCAGCTTGGTTCCCACAACCCGAATCGTCGCATGGGGAACCGAGACACCCGCCAAACCCGCCAATCGTGTATCGCGGGTATTAAAGGTGAACAAAGACGGAACCGGTGGCTCGATGGTGTGCCCCAAGTCGGCTAATTGTTGCCAAATAGCCGCATTGCTCCCTGTGGCCACCAAAATTTTTGGGGTATTAATAACTTGCCCGTCGGAAGTGATCACCCGCCAGCCAGCCATATTCAAAGGCATAAGCTTGCGGAGTCCACATTTGGTTTTTACCACCACGCCCGCCTTTTTTGCGGCCTCGGTCAAGCATTGGATAATGGTCTCGGAAGAGTCGGAAACGGGAAACATGCGCCCATCGGCCTCGGTTTTGAGGGCAATGCCACGCTCGGCAAACCACGCCACGGTATGTTTTGGATTAAAGCGGTTAAACGGGCCAATCAGTGCTTTTCCACCACGAGGATAATGACGGATCAGGGCGCTGGGATCAAAACAGTGATGGGTTACGTTGCATCGCCCGCCACCGGAAATCCGTACTTTGCCCAAAACATAGGGCGCACGTTCCAATATGCAAACGTTTGCGTTGGGGTTAGACGTCGTTGCTTGAATGGCCGCAAAGAAGCCAGCGGCTCCACCGCCAATGACCAAAATATCGGGGTGAGTCATTTTATATACGGCTTCTATTGCGTAGATTTACAGAAATATCTTCGTCTTCGATAGGGAGTTCTTCGTCGGGAAGCGAGATACGCGGGGATGCCGAAAGAGTGACGGCATTGGCGGCTCGTGTAGGAGCCTCGGTTTCTATCATCTGGCGAAATTCATGGAGCAAAACCTCTCCTTTTGTGGGCTGTCGGTTGCTTTGTATAACCGCCAATCGTTGAAGTAAATACCCTACAAATAGGGTTAAAAATGCAAATAACCAACCCGAAAGTCCGGCATCGGATGCGGCGTCGCCCACAATACCCGTTAAAATAAAGATAAAAATGGTACTAAACACCAAGCCCAATTGTAAGCCATAACGTTCTTCTCGGAGGCGAATCCGGGTGCGGCCATTTTTAGAGGTGACGCTGATCGCTGCTATTTCGTCGTCATTGGATGCATAAATCCAATCGCGGGTATTGCCTACCCGTTCCACACGCCCTTGATTTTTGTAGGTAAAGCGTAATTTATGCACCATTTCTTCCCATAATTCCTCGCTTACTTCGCCCTCTACCATTTTTTCCTGTGTGGTTTGCAAGGGGGCGCCCCAGAAATAAAATTCTTTTTTTAGTACTTGCGCGTCTTGTCTTTGAAGTGCTTCCTCCAAAAAATGGGGTTGGATACCCATTTCTTCAGCCAATTTCCGCAATTCCTGCTCTGTCAGGCCATACCCGCT
The genomic region above belongs to Bacteroidetes Order II. bacterium and contains:
- the tnpA gene encoding IS200/IS605 family transposase; the protein is MANTYTQLYIQFVFSVKGRQNLIKEAFRDELEKVMCGIVTHQKCKPLAIYCNPDHTHLFIGLHPTISPSKLMEQVKSGSSKWLNEKNYIQGKFSWQDGYGAFTYSKSHIDKVVKYILNQPEHHKKQSFKDEYLNLLEKFDVDYDAQYLFEWYE
- a CDS encoding M1 family metallopeptidase, yielding MQNLIFSPCLKANVQTKHRTNIFLVANIFSVLSIFVSSISAQPKALFEATPFPEKTRNYDVLHYKIDLRLDFAQEAFFGETTVSFRALQDGLKKIELDAETFRVKDVRDFQGKALKFEYAPSLRHRQGGLQIELGKSLKYDEKAAVTIRYEAIGVKPDPTKFGMSADYDLGLTFKKATESRNVLANTLSFPEGARHWFPCNDTPNDKASQELIAHIPASMKALSNGKLISNTVKNGVRSVHWKQEKPHSTYLSVLVVGDYAVLHEQYKKVSLGYWVYPKEVPNAMRSFHQTPSIMAFMEELFGTAFPWDKNDQITIPGIGGGAESTGATVLGESTIHDERADPDFPSHWLVAHEAAHQWFGNLITARDWSETWLNESFATFAENDYIRHSLGEKEGQKYRMDKWNGYLQETNTKYTRPMRYRGFTMPNEHFDRHTYHKGSIVLHYLRAVMGKDAFTRSLALFLKRHAFQPATTEDLKDAIKDATGQNLDWFFNQWIDRAGHPSITVNYEWNEAERVVQLNVLQTQTLSEAVPLFNIKTQVELVFSNETIRVPFEAQSLKTGISYRIKPEHIGKPRIRFDPDMTLPAEVQYDVSEVEWRKILQDGNVRDQLLAVAYFGKDLEKYASLLQETAQKAPFWAIRQAATQVFVNASDPNRFADFFRAQLNDAHSRVRVSAVRGLAATKQTTHAPTLRTLFTNDKSYLVQAEALRALGACGNPSDISLLEAARTMASPRNVLQTAADEALRVLRKP
- a CDS encoding aminopeptidase P family protein — encoded protein: MFKYLAFYLLCASCVFAQNEIRYQTDFPPEEFAARWNKVYDKIGQNVAIIQSAAEPLDYRVFRQSNDFYYLCGLETPNSYLVLDGRSRRATLYLPHRDQGRERNEGKRLSAEDGAKVRELTGVFSVWPIEQLGRDWVWGNLVRQPMPAIFTPFSPAEIGNDARDQSLAAFANNSADPWDGRPSREGWFIERLQQRYPQLAVKDLSPILDEMRMIKSEREIALIRRASELAAHGIMEAMRSTEVGVYEYQLEAAARYMYQVNGARREGYSAIVGGGKNAWMGHYFHNDMPLKDGDLVLLDYAPDYKYYTSDITRMWPVNGKFSPEQRELYGFIIAYRDALLKQIRPNRTSNEIMDAAAAEMKTYIESRKWSKPHYEVAVRNALSFRGHLSHGVGMSVHDAANYRALPLQKGMVFSVDPMIWVPEELLYVRMEEVVVVTEKGVENFTAFMPTTIEEIEALMKETGIVQFRKALKN
- a CDS encoding NACHT domain-containing protein, translating into MRKIILIFLDIFVGVVVLGVFVNILSDLDFPPKWFKVNGYYVWATFLPFILLWVYLRFLQDKLNAPSKKPKTLLDKAKAHYQKRTEQKLMKRLPVTLTLKPSTTGTDKAFAEKYFKQEKRDIKPEEWLETFDAHKKLLMIGKPGAGKTILLLDLALQLCQRAEQDDTQPVPVWLNVATWHENIADKEMKQGFLQRFGFNNAPNKALTDTLATKLPFVRWLGATLKHDPIFSLLPDELLSLLQQSKICLMLDGLDETAQAERASFLQALDKFCGEYPNVRYVLTSRVDEYEDVNENASVNAQLEVQPLTWRSIRASLQRAEQKDRPEAQNLIKAVEHNAASNQVVTTPYYLNLAMECYQFRSDVPKWMETQNPELLAAEIQEYFMEKQLGSDKILRHTLSWLAAQMQPRNKVTFELTDLQPTMLGTRKWVYGLIVGLIFGLIFGLIFGLIVGLIVGLIDAGMRTESLGSLQKPYTRLKASLWNEGLKWAFIFLIALPPAAYFQAQYKGSNLDFISWLWAMLQNPKQPLGFIGIPIVLLISNAFFQHLCLRVALWLAYRFPLRLVTVLARGVAAKLLEQDGGIWRFRHQNLRDAFAKMAADKTA